Proteins co-encoded in one Oncorhynchus masou masou isolate Uvic2021 chromosome 22, UVic_Omas_1.1, whole genome shotgun sequence genomic window:
- the hdac10 gene encoding polyamine deacetylase HDAC10, with translation MSSGTALVYDEEMTRYKLLWVDPACKIEVPERLTVSHTALQEEGLAERCVSVPIRQATDTEILLAHSEEYLEAVKKTPHMSLDELRTFTQQYGDVYFHPNIYHCAKLAIGAALQLVDSVMTGKVRNGMALVRPPGHHSQRSAANGFCVFNNVAIAAHYAKKQYDVKRVLIVDWDVHHGQGVQFAFEDDPSVLYFSWHRYEHQGFWPNLRESDYDSVGKEKGAGFNINVPWNKVGMENSDYLSVFFHVLLPIAYEFSPDLVFVCAGFDSAIGDPEGHMCATPDIFAHLTHLLKSLAGGKLCAVLEGGYNLTSLAQSVCQTVQTLLGDPAPQTSELNGPCESALESIQCVRSAHKPYWACLKHTVAPPVSEPSTKRCKLAEKEEGGWSKAEEEEVVWMKPPSRLAPPVHTEVALPADLEVPDRCDRVRSSLAPTLEILQRLRDNFFEGSAEEDALMSLCSVIALFEKMKKQEIRNGLALVPDVSVAMLCAAQHARMSLTNRLLLVYLGDGEIPTYVTEDGKALVVQISSKEPEEQKSRYQVSVSLLKGCSDVAGLMQAVLCLLLPLAYEYDPGLVLLVRGPGSGVGKAAWAQITSLLQGLAQGHTLALLQEGEEEAVGTTAASLLGDPAPSLGPLGAPLPEDMVAMERLRQRLQTHWGLLQNAAAKGKEVEGKGQNQD, from the exons GCCTATACGCCAGGCCACCGACACAGAGATCCTACTGGCTCACAG TGAGGAGTACCTGGAGGCAGTAAAGAAGACCCCACACATGAGCCTTGATGAGCTGAGGACCTTCACCCAGCAGTATGGGGATGTCTACTTCCACCCG AACATCTACCATTGTGCCAAGTTGGCCATCGGGGCAGCTCTCCAGCTGGTGGACAGTGTGATGACGGGGAAAGTGAGGAACGGCATGGCCTTGGTCAG ACCCCCAGGACACCACAGTCAGCGCAGTGCTGCCAACGGCTTCTGTGTGTTCAACAACGTGGCCATCGCTGCCCACTATGCCAAGAAACAGTACGATGTCAAGAG GGTATTGATAGTGGACTGGGACGTGCATCACGGACAGGGGGTGCAGTTCGCTTTTGAGGATGACCCAAG TGTGCTGTACTTTTCCTGGCACCGCTATGAGCACCAAGGCTTCTGGCCCAACCTGAGGGAATCCGACTATGACAGTGTGGGCAAGGAGAAGGGTGCCGGCTTCAACATCAACGTACCCTGGAACAAG GTGGGGATGGAGAACAGTGATTACCTTTCTGTCTTCTTCCATGTTCTCCTACCCATCGCATATGAG TTCAGCCCAGATTTGGTCTTTGTGTGTGCTGGCTTTGACTCTGCCATTGGAGACCCAGAG GGTCACATGTGTGCCACCCCAGACATCTTTGCCCACCTGACCCACCTCCTGAAGTCCCTGGCTGGGGGGAAACTGTGTGCTGTCCTGGAG gGAGGGTACAACTTGACCTCACTGGCCCAATCAGTGTGCCAGACCGTCCAGACCTTACTCGGAGATCCCGCCCCCCAAACGTCAGAACTGAACGGCCCGTGTGAAAG TGCTCTGGAGTCCATTCAGTGTGTGAGATCAGCTCACAAGCCCTACTGGGCCTGCCTCAAACACACAG TTGCCCCACCCGTGTCTGAGCCCAGCACTAAACGCTGTAAGCTGGCAGAGAAGGAAGAGG GGGGATGGTCAAAagcggaggaagaggaggtggtgtggaTGAAGCCTCCGTCCCGGTTGGCTCCTCCGGTCCACACTGAAGTGGCACTCCCTGCTGACCTGGAGGTCCCTGACAGATGTGACCGTGTGAGGTCATCACTGGCCCCAACTCTTGAGATACTGCAAAGACTAAG GGATAACTTTTTTGAAGGATCGGCAGAGGAGGATGCTCTCATGTCTCTCTGCAGCGTCATCGCGCTCTTTGAAAAGATGAAGAAACAAGAG ATTCGTAACGGTCTGGCGCTGGTGCCTGATGTCTCCGTGGCGATGCTGTGTGCCGCGCAGCATGCTCGGATGTCTCTCACCAACCG GTTATTGCTGGTGTACCTGGGCGATGGGGAGATCCCGACGTACGTCACTGAGGACGG GAAAGCACTAGTGGTGCAGATCAGCAGTAAGGAGCCAGAGGAGCAGAAGTCCAGATATCAGGTTTCTGTGTCTCTGTTAAAG GGCTGCAGTGATGTGGCAGGGTTGATGCAGGCTGTGCTGTGCCTGCTCCTGCCTCTGGCCTATGAGTATGACCCTGGGCTGGTGCTGCTGGTGCGGGGGCCAGGCAGTGGGGTGGGGAAGGCAGCCTGGGCACAGATCACCAGCCTACTCCAGGGCCTGGCACAGGGCCACACACTTGCCCTTTTACAG gagggtgaggaggaggctgtagggACCACGGCAGCCTCTCTGCTGGGGGACCCTGCTCCCTCTCTGGGGCCCCTGGGGGCCCCTCTCCCTGAGGACATGGTGGCCatggagagactgagacagaggctGCAGACACACTGGGGACTTCTGCAGAATGCAG CTGCAAAGGGGAAAGAAGTCGAGGGAAAAGGACAGAACCAGGACTGA
- the parvb gene encoding beta-parvin isoform X1 has protein sequence MAGAPVRSATSQSGKMKKDESFLGKLGGTLVRKKKSKEVSDLHEEGKNAINTPMLPSGTEIHPEDTMLEENAERNMLDPTSRENPKFKDLQRVLIDWINNELEEDRIIVKGLEEDCYDGQVLQKLFEKLSGRKLNVAEVTQSEIGQKQKLQTVLEAVNELLRPHGWSIEWSVDSIHAKNLVAIVYLLVALAMHYLAPIRLPEHVSVQVVVVKKREGILQTSHVTKELTSTTEMMMGRFERDAFDTLLDHAPDKLNVVKKSLVTFVNKHLNKLNLEVTELESQFADGVYLVLLMGLLENYFVPLYNFFLTPENFEQKVHNVAFAFELMQDGGLKKPKARPEDVVNLNLKSTLRVLYNLFTNYKNSE, from the exons ATGGCTGGAGCTCCTGTTAGGTCAGCGACTTCGCAGTCAGGCAAGATGAAAAAGGACGAATCTTTCCTTGGAAAATTAGGAGGAACGCTGGTTAGAAAGAAGAAGTCCAAAGAAG TGAGTGACCTTCATGAGGAGGGGAAGAATGCCATCAACACTCCCATGCTGCCCTCTGGGACTGAAATCCACCCTGAGGACACCATGCTGG AAGAGAATGCTGAGAGGAACATGCTGGATCCGACCTCAAGGGAGAATCCAAAATTCAAAGATCTTCAGAGG GTATTGATAGATTGGATCAACAATGAGCTAGAAGAGGACAGGATCATCGTCAAAGGCTTGGAGGAGGATTGCTATGATGGACAGGTGCTTCAGAAATTATTTG AGAAGCTGTCTGGGCGTAAGCTGAACGTGGCTGAGGTGACTCAGTCAGAGATAGGACAGAAACAGAAGCTCCAGACGGTACTGGAGGCCGTCAACGAGCTGCTCCGGCCTCACGGCTGGTCCATCGAGTGGAGCGTCGACT CTATCCATGCTAAGAACCTGGTGGCCATAGTGTACCTGCTGGTGGCTCTGGCCATGCACTACCTGGCCCCCATCAGACTGCCAGAGCACGTCTCTGTACAGGTGGTGGTGGTCAAG AAAAGAGAAGGCATACTGCAGACGTCTCATGTGACGAAGGAGCTGACGAGCACTACAGA GATGATGATGGGTAGATTTG AAAGGGATGCATTTGACACCCTCCTGGATCATGCACCGGACAAGCTCAACGTTGTGAAGAAG TCCCTCGTCACCTTTGTGAACAAACACCTGAACAAGCTGAACCTGGAGGTCACTGAGTTGGAGTCCCAG TTTGCTGATGGTGTGTACCTGGTGCTGCTGATGGGACTGCTGGAGAACTACTTTGTCCCCCTCTACAACTTCTTCCTCACACCAGAGAACTTTGAGCAGAAG GTTCACAACGTGGCATTTGCCTTTGAACTAATGCAGGACGGAGGCCTGAAGAAACCCAAAGCCAGGCCGGAAG ACGTTGTGAACTTGAACCTGAAGTCTACCTTGAGGGTGTTGTACAACCTGTTCACCAACTATAAGAACTCCGAGTGA
- the parvb gene encoding beta-parvin isoform X3 translates to MAGLLCGTKRKKQVSDLHEEGKNAINTPMLPSGTEIHPEDTMLEENAERNMLDPTSRENPKFKDLQRVLIDWINNELEEDRIIVKGLEEDCYDGQVLQKLFEKLSGRKLNVAEVTQSEIGQKQKLQTVLEAVNELLRPHGWSIEWSVDSIHAKNLVAIVYLLVALAMHYLAPIRLPEHVSVQVVVVKKREGILQTSHVTKELTSTTEMMMGRFERDAFDTLLDHAPDKLNVVKKSLVTFVNKHLNKLNLEVTELESQFADGVYLVLLMGLLENYFVPLYNFFLTPENFEQKVHNVAFAFELMQDGGLKKPKARPEDVVNLNLKSTLRVLYNLFTNYKNSE, encoded by the exons ATGGCGGGCCTACTATGTGGGACCAAGAGGAAGAAACAAG TGAGTGACCTTCATGAGGAGGGGAAGAATGCCATCAACACTCCCATGCTGCCCTCTGGGACTGAAATCCACCCTGAGGACACCATGCTGG AAGAGAATGCTGAGAGGAACATGCTGGATCCGACCTCAAGGGAGAATCCAAAATTCAAAGATCTTCAGAGG GTATTGATAGATTGGATCAACAATGAGCTAGAAGAGGACAGGATCATCGTCAAAGGCTTGGAGGAGGATTGCTATGATGGACAGGTGCTTCAGAAATTATTTG AGAAGCTGTCTGGGCGTAAGCTGAACGTGGCTGAGGTGACTCAGTCAGAGATAGGACAGAAACAGAAGCTCCAGACGGTACTGGAGGCCGTCAACGAGCTGCTCCGGCCTCACGGCTGGTCCATCGAGTGGAGCGTCGACT CTATCCATGCTAAGAACCTGGTGGCCATAGTGTACCTGCTGGTGGCTCTGGCCATGCACTACCTGGCCCCCATCAGACTGCCAGAGCACGTCTCTGTACAGGTGGTGGTGGTCAAG AAAAGAGAAGGCATACTGCAGACGTCTCATGTGACGAAGGAGCTGACGAGCACTACAGA GATGATGATGGGTAGATTTG AAAGGGATGCATTTGACACCCTCCTGGATCATGCACCGGACAAGCTCAACGTTGTGAAGAAG TCCCTCGTCACCTTTGTGAACAAACACCTGAACAAGCTGAACCTGGAGGTCACTGAGTTGGAGTCCCAG TTTGCTGATGGTGTGTACCTGGTGCTGCTGATGGGACTGCTGGAGAACTACTTTGTCCCCCTCTACAACTTCTTCCTCACACCAGAGAACTTTGAGCAGAAG GTTCACAACGTGGCATTTGCCTTTGAACTAATGCAGGACGGAGGCCTGAAGAAACCCAAAGCCAGGCCGGAAG ACGTTGTGAACTTGAACCTGAAGTCTACCTTGAGGGTGTTGTACAACCTGTTCACCAACTATAAGAACTCCGAGTGA
- the parvg gene encoding gamma-parvin codes for MEDFPDMYQGKDPEDIESFQGERRKIIQPTSLKDPKLEKLKSVLVNWINSTLKEEHIVVQSLEEDIFDGLILHHLLGRLAGVLLSVEEIAVTSAAQTRKLEVILEALNEKLGLQDSSLSRWSVKLIHSKDLLATLHLLVAMVRCFQPNLELPPNVRVEVVLLEVNRSGIKSEKEIEILTDESDSATDALSSSDSEDPIEQLLKLEPHKINTVKRAIMHFVNKKMSTLGLQVTDMEKQFSDGVILLLLIGQLEGFFVPLYDFNITPVNATEMLQNVTVALDLLNDIGLPTTNIEPQDIVSQDVTATLKVLYALFKKHKSR; via the exons ATGGAGGATTTTCCTGATATGTACCAGGGGAAAGACCCTGAGGACATTGAATCTTTCCAAG GTGAGAGGAGGAAGATCATTCAACCAACATCTTTGAAAGATCCCAAACTTGAAAAGCTGAAATCG GTTTTGGTTAACTGGATCAACAGTACTTTGAAAGAGGAACACATCGTAGTGCAGAGTCTGGAAGAGGATATCTTTGATGGCCTAatcctccatcacctccttg GGAGGTTAGCTGGAGTGCTTCTGTCTGTGGAGGAGATAGCGGTGACCAGCGCTGCTCAGACACGCAAGCTGGAGGTCATCCTGGAGGCCCTGAATGAGAAACTGGGGCTACAGGACAGCTCTCTCAGCAGGTGGAGTGTCAAAC TCATCCACAGCAAAGACTTGCTGGCCACACTCCATCTTCTGGTTGCCATGGTGAGGTGCTTCCAGCCTAATCTGGAGCTTCCCCCAAATGTCAGAGTGGAAGTTGTCTTGTTGGAG GTCAACAGAAGTGGAATCAAATCAGAAAAGGAAATAGAGATTCTTACAGATGAAAG CGATTCAGCTACCGACGCCCTGAGCAGCTCAGACA GCGAGGATCCCATTGAGCAGCTGCTGAAGCTGGAACCCCACAAGATCAACACAGTAAAGCGG GCCATCATGCACTTTGTCAACAAGAAGATGTCAACCTTGGGACTACAGGTGACAGACATGGAGAAACAG TTTTCAGATGGTGTTATTCTCCTTCTGCTGATTGGACAGTTGGAGGGCTTCTTTGTTCCACTCTATGACTTCAACATCACCCCAGTCAACGCTACTGAGATG CTGCAGAATGTGACCGTGGCCCTGGACCTCCTGAATGACATAGGGCTACCCACGACCAACATTGAGCCCCAAG ATATAGTCTCTCAGGATGTGACAGCTACCTTGAAGGTCCTATATGCCCTGTTCAAGAAGCACAAAAGCAGATGA
- the parvb gene encoding beta-parvin isoform X2, translated as MSTSESTPTMSDLHEEGKNAINTPMLPSGTEIHPEDTMLEENAERNMLDPTSRENPKFKDLQRVLIDWINNELEEDRIIVKGLEEDCYDGQVLQKLFEKLSGRKLNVAEVTQSEIGQKQKLQTVLEAVNELLRPHGWSIEWSVDSIHAKNLVAIVYLLVALAMHYLAPIRLPEHVSVQVVVVKKREGILQTSHVTKELTSTTEMMMGRFERDAFDTLLDHAPDKLNVVKKSLVTFVNKHLNKLNLEVTELESQFADGVYLVLLMGLLENYFVPLYNFFLTPENFEQKVHNVAFAFELMQDGGLKKPKARPEDVVNLNLKSTLRVLYNLFTNYKNSE; from the exons ATGTCTACCTCAGAAAGTACTCCCACAA TGAGTGACCTTCATGAGGAGGGGAAGAATGCCATCAACACTCCCATGCTGCCCTCTGGGACTGAAATCCACCCTGAGGACACCATGCTGG AAGAGAATGCTGAGAGGAACATGCTGGATCCGACCTCAAGGGAGAATCCAAAATTCAAAGATCTTCAGAGG GTATTGATAGATTGGATCAACAATGAGCTAGAAGAGGACAGGATCATCGTCAAAGGCTTGGAGGAGGATTGCTATGATGGACAGGTGCTTCAGAAATTATTTG AGAAGCTGTCTGGGCGTAAGCTGAACGTGGCTGAGGTGACTCAGTCAGAGATAGGACAGAAACAGAAGCTCCAGACGGTACTGGAGGCCGTCAACGAGCTGCTCCGGCCTCACGGCTGGTCCATCGAGTGGAGCGTCGACT CTATCCATGCTAAGAACCTGGTGGCCATAGTGTACCTGCTGGTGGCTCTGGCCATGCACTACCTGGCCCCCATCAGACTGCCAGAGCACGTCTCTGTACAGGTGGTGGTGGTCAAG AAAAGAGAAGGCATACTGCAGACGTCTCATGTGACGAAGGAGCTGACGAGCACTACAGA GATGATGATGGGTAGATTTG AAAGGGATGCATTTGACACCCTCCTGGATCATGCACCGGACAAGCTCAACGTTGTGAAGAAG TCCCTCGTCACCTTTGTGAACAAACACCTGAACAAGCTGAACCTGGAGGTCACTGAGTTGGAGTCCCAG TTTGCTGATGGTGTGTACCTGGTGCTGCTGATGGGACTGCTGGAGAACTACTTTGTCCCCCTCTACAACTTCTTCCTCACACCAGAGAACTTTGAGCAGAAG GTTCACAACGTGGCATTTGCCTTTGAACTAATGCAGGACGGAGGCCTGAAGAAACCCAAAGCCAGGCCGGAAG ACGTTGTGAACTTGAACCTGAAGTCTACCTTGAGGGTGTTGTACAACCTGTTCACCAACTATAAGAACTCCGAGTGA